The following is a genomic window from Gymnodinialimonas ceratoperidinii.
AACTGCGGGCGGTAGTTGGCGAAGAACGGCGTGTGACGGCCACCCTCGTCCTTGGTGAGGATGTAGGCCTCGGCCTCGAACTTGGTGTGCGGCGTCACGGAGTTCGGCTTGCACAGAACCTGGCCACGCTCGACACCGTCACGGTCCACACCGCGCAGCAGGGCGCCGATGTTGTCGCCGGCTTCACCACGGTCCAGCAGCTTGCGGAACATTTCAACGCCCGTGCAGGTCGTCTTCGTGGTGTCGCGGATGCCGACGATCTCGATCTCGTCGCCCACGTTGATCACGCCACGCTCGACACGACCGGTCACAACCGTACCGCGACCGGAGATCGAGAACACGTCCTCGACCGGCATCAGGAAGGGCTGGTCCACGGCGCGTGCGGGCGTCGGGATGTACTCGTCCACAGCCGCCATCAGCTTGTCGATGGAGTCTTTGCCGATCGCGTCGTCACGGCCTTCCAGAGCGGCCAGGGCCGAACCGGGGATGACCGGGATGTCGTCGCCGGGGTACTCGTAGGAGGACAGCAGCTCGCGGATCTCCATCTCGACGAGCTCCAGCAGCTCCTCGTCGTCAACCTGGTCGACCTTGTTCATGTAGACGACCATGTAGGGGATGCCGACCTGACGACCGAGCAGGATGTGCTCGCGGGTCTGGGGCATCGGGCCGTCGGCCGCGTTCACAACCAGGATCGCGCCGTCCATCTGCGCCGCACCGGTGATCATGTTCTTCACGTAGTCGGCGTGGCCGGGGCAGTCGACGTGGGCGTAGTGACGGGTCTCCGTCTCGTATTCCACGTGCGCCGTGGAGATCGTGATCCCGCGCGCCCGCTCCTCAGGAGCCGAGTCGATCGACGCGTAATCCTGAAAATCGCCAAACTGCTTCGTGATCGCAGCCGTCAGCGTCGTCTTGCCGTGGTCAACGTGACCAATCGTGCCGATGTTCACATGCGGCTTAGAACGTTCAAACTTTTCCTTTGCCATGATGGCCTCCTTAGTGTGTTTGGGCACGCCTTCGGCGGCCCAACGGTTGGGGCGGGCGGATGATCCGCCCCGCCGTTATGCGTATTTCGCTTGGATCTCGTCGGAGATGTTCTGCGGAACCGGTTCGTAGTGGTCGAACTGCATCGAGAACTGCGCGCGGCCCGAAGACATGGAGCGCAGGGTGTTGATGTAGCCGAACATGTTGGCCAG
Proteins encoded in this region:
- the tuf gene encoding elongation factor Tu, translated to MAKEKFERSKPHVNIGTIGHVDHGKTTLTAAITKQFGDFQDYASIDSAPEERARGITISTAHVEYETETRHYAHVDCPGHADYVKNMITGAAQMDGAILVVNAADGPMPQTREHILLGRQVGIPYMVVYMNKVDQVDDEELLELVEMEIRELLSSYEYPGDDIPVIPGSALAALEGRDDAIGKDSIDKLMAAVDEYIPTPARAVDQPFLMPVEDVFSISGRGTVVTGRVERGVINVGDEIEIVGIRDTTKTTCTGVEMFRKLLDRGEAGDNIGALLRGVDRDGVERGQVLCKPNSVTPHTKFEAEAYILTKDEGGRHTPFFANYRPQFYFRTTDVTGTVELPAGTEMVMPGDNLKFNVELIAPIAMEDGLRFAIREGGRTVGAGVVAKIIE